The stretch of DNA GGAAAATTGTTGAAGTCGCGGGCGACGTAGCCGATAACGACCTTCTTCTCCTGCGCGGCGGCAGGGCTCGCACCTTCGATTCCTGGGAGGACGGGGGAAGCAATCGTGGCGAGAGGCAACCAGCTCCAGCGGAGCAGGCCGAGAAGCGTCTTGAGGATTTTCTCAACGTCGGTTGCCGCCACGGCGAAGACCCGGTCGGGGGTACCAAGCTAGAGGGCCGGGACGCAGAGCTCCTGGCGCGTGACTTTGCCTGGAAACACGTCGAGGCAAGCGCCGGCTTCGACGACCACCTTGCCGTTCACCACGACCGCCTCGATCCCCGGCGGATGGCGCCGCACCTCGTTCGCGTCCACCTTCTCCGGCAGCCGCCCGCTCGCCAGGTCGTCGATCTTGTCCGGGTCGAAAACCGTTATGTCCGCCGGCAGCCCGGTTTTTAGATAACCGAGGTTGAGCCTGAGCTTTTCCGCCGGCAACGCGGTGATCTTCCTGACCGCCTCTTCCAGGCTGAAGAGCTTCTTCTCGCGCATCCAATAGCCGAGAATCCGCGCCGGAGAGCCGTGCCAGAAAAAGCGGTCGAGGTGGGCGCCGGCGTCGGTGCCGATCAGGCCCTGCGGGCTCTTGATCATTTCGGCGAGCCGGTCCATGTGCGCGTTCGCCCAGCCATAGAAGAGCAAGCGCGAGCCCAGATCGTCTTTCAGCCACGTGTCGAAGAAAGCATCTACCGGCGCCTTGCCCGTCGCGTGCGCGATCTCCTCCACGCTCTTTCCTTCTAGTGACTTCAAGTTTTCTTTCTGCACCCGCTCGAACACGATCCGATCCCAACCGAGCCACTCGGGAAACTCCGGCTTCCCCGCGCCGTCGATTCTTTCTTGCTCCAGCCTGGCGCGGAGATCTCCGTTTTGCAGCTTTTGGCGCAGCTCTCCCGCGGGCTCTTTGATCGCGTCCCACGCCGGCAGGCCTTCGAAGATGAAGCAATCGGCGATGCCGAAGCGCCTGATATGTTGATAAGGAATAACGACGCCGTTGATGTCCTTGCCGCGCTTTTTCGCCTCCTCCATGAAGGCGATCGATCTCGCCGCGTCGTCTTTTTCTCCCGGACGGATGCGGAACTCGTTGCCGATCATGTTGGAGCTGACCTTCTCCACCAGCGCCGGGAAGCCGCTCGCGGGCTTCAGCAGATTCTGAAAACCGTTGAATTGAAAGCAGCCGC from Candidatus Binatia bacterium encodes:
- a CDS encoding amidohydrolase family protein codes for the protein MVFDLVVRNGLVVDGTGRAGFEADVAVEDGKIAAIGKNLAPGKKEIDARGKGVAPGFIDPHTHMDLFLVLYPHGNPVVNFGVTTVVIGDCGASCAPVPAGSEPLKVLVAYLRRVLDKYVDERDWQWKTFPEYLGYLKGRVGINVAALVPHSPVRLAVMGEAAYQREANAEELDAMKRMVREALEAGAVGFSSSPRGGPAVHAGTPSTFATEEEMVGLANVAAEYGGCFQFNGFQNLLKPASGFPALVEKVSSNMIGNEFRIRPGEKDDAARSIAFMEEAKKRGKDINGVVIPYQHIRRFGIADCFIFEGLPAWDAIKEPAGELRQKLQNGDLRARLEQERIDGAGKPEFPEWLGWDRIVFERVQKENLKSLEGKSVEEIAHATGKAPVDAFFDTWLKDDLGSRLLFYGWANAHMDRLAEMIKSPQGLIGTDAGAHLDRFFWHGSPARILGYWMREKKLFSLEEAVRKITALPAEKLRLNLGYLKTGLPADITVFDPDKIDDLASGRLPEKVDANEVRRHPPGIEAVVVNGKVVVEAGACLDVFPGKVTRQELCVPAL